Genomic DNA from Microbacterium neungamense:
CACCGCTCCTGCGCTGCAGACCGCGGGCCTGCCACCTGTGTGGGCGCTGCTCTTCGGCACCGTGCTGGTGATCCTGCCCCTCGAGGTCTGGCTGGGTCGACGGCTGCAGCGCCGCGCGGCCGCGACCGGCGTGACCGTCCTCCCTCTGGGGCGGATCGGCCGGGAGGACCTGCCGGTGCTTCTCGCGGCTCTGGTGGCGGCGCTGCTGGCGCCCGGGGCCGTGGTCTGGCTGGAGCCGATCATCCACGACGCCGTGCTGTCCTGGTTGCCGGGATGGTTCACCGCCGGTCCGAGCGCACTCGCGGAGCATCCACCCCTCGTGGTCGGCACCACCGTGGTTCTCTGGCTGATCACGCAGGTCATCGTTGGACCCGTGATCGAGGAGGTGTACTTCCGCGGCCGCCTCCTTCCGCTGATGCCGGGCGGGTGGATGATCGGCGGCATCGCCGAGGCCGGGCTGTTCAGCCTGTATCACCTGTGGCAGCCGCAGGCCGTCCTCACCATCCTCGTGTTCACCGTGCCTCTCGTGGCGCTCGCCGGCGTGCAGCGCAAGACGGCGACCGCCGTCGTCGTGCACGTCACGGTCAACCTGCTGGCCTTCGTCGCGCTGTTCCTCGGCGCGGCGGAGCGTTGAACGCACTCCGCTGCGAGGAGCCGTCGATGCCATCGCACGGCAGCCTGTCGCTCGACCGCTCGCTGATGTCCGCCGGCCTCGTCGAGAGGCGGAACAGCTCCTGGCCGGTGAGGCCGTGCCGGCGCCATAGTGGATCCGCAGCGGATTCCGGCGCCGGTGTCCCCATCCGGGCATCCCGTCCGTCAACACTGTGACGAGCGTCGACGGTGACGTCCATCGACGGCGGGATCGTCCGAGAGAACGGAGAGAAGATGAAGTACGCACTGCTGATCTACGACACCCCGGACGCCTGGAGCACCCGGAGCGAGGCCGAGGTGGCCGAGGTCATGAGCCGGTATGCGGCGGTGGGGATGGACGCCGCGACCGTCGGCCGCGAGCAGCTGCAGCTGCCGCAGAGCGCGACCACGGTCCGCATCCAGGACGGGCGCGAGCTCGTGACCGACGGGCCGTTCGTGGAGAGCAAGGAGTATCTCGGCGGGTTCTATCTGGTCGACGTGCCCGACCTCGACGCGGCCATGGAGATCGCGCGCCGCATCCCGGCCGCGTCGGAGGGTGGCGCCATCGAGATCCGCCCGGTCGTGGAGCGGACCGGTTGATCGAGACGATCTTCCGCGACGAGTGGAGCCAGCTCGTCGCCTACCTGTGCGGCCTCTTCCGTGACATCCACGTCGCCGAAGAGGCCGCGCAGGAGGCCTTCGAGGCGGCGGCACGGGCGTGGCCGAGGGACGGTGTGCCGGAGAGCCCGCGTGCCTGGCTGCGCACCACCGGGCGCCGCAAGGCGATCGACGCGCTGCGGCGGGACAAGCGCGTGGACGTCGGGCTCGACGAGTCCCTGCCATCGGCGGTCGGCAACCCGGGGACGGATGCCGGGGCGGCCACGGCCATCCCGGACGGCCGGCTGGAGTTGATCTTCGCCTGCTGTCACCCGGCGCTGTCGCGCGAGGCGCAGGTGGCGCTCGTGCTGCGGTCGCTGATCGGCATGAGCACGGTCGAGATCGCGCGGGCGTTCCTGGTGCCGGAGGAGACGATGAAGCGCCGGCTGACCCGCGCGAAGGCCAAGATCCGTGACGCCGGCATCCCGTTCGCGATGCCGCGCCCGGCGGACCTCGACACGCGGGTGGATGCCGTCCTCACCGTGATCTACCTCATCTTCAACGCCGGGTATGCGGGGCGCGCCGAGCTGGCGGACCAGGCGATCTGGCTGGCACGGGTGATGAGCGCGCTGCTGCCCGACTCGTGCCGCATCCACGGCCTGCTCGCCCTGATGCTCTTCCACGGGGTCGACCGGCATCCGGACGCCGTACATCATCCAGGCGCAGATCGCGGCCGAGCACGCGCGCGACCGGGTCGACTGGTCGCGTGTGGTGTCGCTGTACACCGATCTGCAGCAGGTGCTGGACTCCGACATCGTGACGCTGAACAAGGCGATCGCCGTGGCAGAGGCGGAGTCGGCGGATGCCGGGCTGTCGATGCTCGACACGCTCGACCTCGACGGCTACCACCACCTGCACGCGGCCCGCGGCGAGCTGCTGCACCGCCTCGGCCGGAACGCGGATGCCCGGGCCGAGTTCGCCCGGGCATGGGAGTTCGCGGACAACGAGCTCGATCGGGGGTTCCTGGCGCGGAGACTACAGGAGCTGACCGAGCAGGTCTGAGCCCTTTTCCGGGCCGAGCTTCGGCGAGCCGATTCGCGGCTACATGTCACCAGCGACTCAGCGTTACGCACCCGACACCAGACCGGGCGCTCGGGTCTGCGAGCCCCGGGAAGCGGCATGGCGGCGGACGCTAGAAGGACCGGAAACTCGTGCGAGATCCGGCCCTCAATGGTCGGGCTGCTGCGAAACTACTGCCAACAAGCGCGGAAAACCGCGGAACTGGCCGAACTCCTGGCCACTGCGCGAGGCTCGACGCGGGAAGCGGATGACCGACCACTCCCCCAGCAAAACGCACTGCATCGATCGGTCGTGAGGCTCATCATCGATGACTATGAGGCCGGAGCATCCACGTATGAGCTTGCCAAGCGGTACAACGTGCGCCGCAACACCGTCCGCGACACGCTCCGGCGCGCAGGGTTCGACCTCACCGCCAAGTCGAAGCGCGCAGCCCTGAGCGAGGAGCAGAAGGCCGAGGCTCGGCGTCTGTTCGCCAGCGGGGCGACCCGACGCGAGCTGATGGAGATGTACGGAGTGAGCGAATCCACGATCAGACGGGTACTGCGTCCTCGT
This window encodes:
- a CDS encoding CPBP family glutamic-type intramembrane protease; this translates as MNATPLPAAGRVAGAGERPRLLSWPAAVLLHLAPGAALLLFFLLTAPALQTAGLPPVWALLFGTVLVILPLEVWLGRRLQRRAAATGVTVLPLGRIGREDLPVLLAALVAALLAPGAVVWLEPIIHDAVLSWLPGWFTAGPSALAEHPPLVVGTTVVLWLITQVIVGPVIEEVYFRGRLLPLMPGGWMIGGIAEAGLFSLYHLWQPQAVLTILVFTVPLVALAGVQRKTATAVVVHVTVNLLAFVALFLGAAER
- a CDS encoding YciI family protein → MTSIDGGIVRENGEKMKYALLIYDTPDAWSTRSEAEVAEVMSRYAAVGMDAATVGREQLQLPQSATTVRIQDGRELVTDGPFVESKEYLGGFYLVDVPDLDAAMEIARRIPAASEGGAIEIRPVVERTG
- a CDS encoding helix-turn-helix domain-containing protein codes for the protein MVGLLRNYCQQARKTAELAELLATARGSTREADDRPLPQQNALHRSVVRLIIDDYEAGASTYELAKRYNVRRNTVRDTLRRAGFDLTAKSKRAALSEEQKAEARRLFASGATRRELMEMYGVSESTIRRVLRPRR